A stretch of the Filimonas lacunae genome encodes the following:
- the dcp gene encoding peptidyl-dipeptidase Dcp: MKRLTYLPAIVFMTVASSCGGGTSTANGSSDSTATGNPFYTASKLPFGTPDFSKIKDSDFKPALEEGIKQQLAEVQQIADNTAAPDFENTLVALEKSGQLLSRVNHVFNLLTGANTNPLLQQLQEDIAPKLAASADAIYLNTKLFNRVAAIYAKRDSLQLDAESKRLVEYYYQKFELAGAKLAEADKEKLKAFNQEEATLAAKFTNQLMAAAKDGSLVVSNKEELAGLPQGTLDAAKDTAHKGADKWVLSLQNTTQQPNLQFLTNRATRQKLFEASWNRAEKSDSNDTRKVIIRLAEIRAQQAKLLGFATYADWKLNDQMAQTPKAVTAFLANLTTAATAKSKQEAAEIQAVIDQQKGGFTLAPWDWDYYAEQVRKAKYDLDENEIKPYFELDKVLQNGVFYAASELYGLSFKERKDLPVYQEDVRVFDVLDKDGSQIGLFYCDYFKRDNKNGGAWMSNLVEQSHLMGSKPVIYNVCNFTKPAAGQPALISFDDVTTMFHEFGHALHGFFANQKYVSLSGTSVARDYVEFPSQFNEHWASDPKVFNHYAVHYQTGAAMPQPLKDKIKKAAGFNQGYALTEALAAAELDMQWHTITAGTAVTDVDKFEATALDKTNLHLPQVPPRYRSSYFLHIWSNGYAAGYYAYSWTSMLEHDAYSWFEEHGGLTRENGQRFRDMILSKGNTENYGVMFRNFRGHDPNVQPMLKNRGLIP; this comes from the coding sequence ATGAAGCGTTTAACTTATTTACCCGCTATTGTATTTATGACAGTAGCCAGCTCGTGCGGCGGTGGCACGTCTACTGCCAATGGCAGCAGCGATAGCACCGCAACCGGCAATCCATTTTATACAGCCAGCAAACTGCCTTTTGGTACACCCGATTTCAGCAAAATCAAAGACAGCGATTTTAAACCGGCCCTGGAAGAAGGCATTAAACAACAGCTGGCCGAAGTGCAGCAGATAGCCGATAACACGGCCGCCCCCGATTTTGAAAACACCCTGGTGGCATTAGAAAAAAGCGGGCAGCTGCTAAGCCGGGTAAACCATGTATTCAACCTGCTTACCGGTGCCAACACCAACCCGTTGCTGCAACAGTTACAGGAAGACATAGCCCCTAAACTGGCCGCCAGCGCAGATGCTATTTACCTCAACACCAAATTATTTAACCGCGTTGCCGCTATTTATGCTAAACGCGATTCGCTGCAACTGGATGCTGAATCAAAAAGACTGGTAGAATATTACTATCAGAAGTTTGAACTGGCCGGCGCTAAACTGGCCGAAGCCGACAAAGAAAAGCTGAAGGCATTTAACCAGGAAGAAGCCACCTTAGCCGCTAAGTTCACCAACCAGTTAATGGCTGCAGCCAAAGATGGCAGTCTGGTAGTAAGCAATAAAGAAGAACTGGCCGGCCTGCCACAAGGCACACTGGACGCCGCTAAAGACACCGCCCATAAAGGTGCCGACAAATGGGTGCTTTCTTTACAAAACACCACCCAGCAGCCCAACCTGCAGTTTTTAACCAACCGTGCCACCCGCCAGAAGTTATTCGAAGCATCCTGGAACAGGGCCGAGAAAAGCGACTCTAACGATACCCGCAAGGTGATCATTCGCCTGGCCGAAATACGCGCACAACAGGCCAAACTGTTAGGCTTTGCCACGTATGCCGATTGGAAACTGAACGACCAGATGGCACAAACGCCCAAAGCAGTCACTGCTTTCTTAGCCAATCTTACTACTGCCGCCACTGCCAAATCCAAACAGGAAGCAGCAGAAATACAGGCCGTTATAGATCAGCAAAAAGGCGGCTTCACACTGGCTCCGTGGGATTGGGACTACTATGCAGAACAGGTACGTAAAGCCAAGTACGACCTGGATGAAAATGAAATCAAGCCTTATTTTGAATTAGATAAAGTACTGCAAAACGGCGTATTCTATGCCGCCAGCGAATTGTATGGCCTTAGCTTTAAAGAGCGTAAAGACCTGCCTGTTTACCAGGAAGATGTACGCGTATTTGATGTATTGGACAAAGACGGCAGCCAGATAGGTTTGTTCTACTGCGATTACTTTAAACGCGACAACAAAAACGGCGGCGCCTGGATGAGCAACCTGGTAGAGCAATCGCACCTGATGGGCAGCAAACCCGTTATTTACAACGTGTGCAACTTTACCAAACCCGCAGCAGGACAGCCAGCCCTCATCAGCTTTGATGATGTAACCACTATGTTCCATGAGTTTGGTCACGCCCTGCACGGCTTCTTTGCCAACCAGAAATATGTAAGCCTGAGTGGTACCAGTGTAGCTCGTGACTATGTTGAGTTCCCTTCGCAGTTTAACGAGCATTGGGCATCTGATCCTAAAGTATTCAACCACTATGCAGTGCATTATCAAACAGGCGCGGCTATGCCACAGCCTTTAAAAGATAAGATTAAAAAGGCCGCCGGCTTTAACCAGGGTTATGCTTTAACCGAAGCTCTGGCCGCAGCAGAACTGGATATGCAATGGCATACTATCACTGCCGGCACTGCAGTTACAGATGTAGACAAATTTGAAGCAACCGCGCTGGATAAAACCAACCTGCACTTACCACAGGTTCCTCCACGCTACCGTTCTTCCTACTTCCTGCACATCTGGAGCAATGGCTACGCAGCCGGTTACTACGCCTACTCCTGGACCTCCATGCTGGAACACGATGCCTATTCCTGGTTTGAAGAACACGGTGGTTTAACCCGCGAAAACGGTCAACGCTTCCGTGATATGATCCTGTCTAAAGGCAATACGGAGAACTATGGTGTAATGTTCCGCAATTTCCGCGGCCATGATCCCAATGTACAACCCATGTTGAAAAACAGGGGTTTAATTCCGTAA
- a CDS encoding DUF4407 domain-containing protein, giving the protein MDTIKKTAEAPVKQDEPDSFSRFLWWLATVDTDTIKECGPEKERYRIIGVSVLVTWLFATLAWGYFFSTVISDDWLIALLSLFFGFAVLAIDRNLIAAMGKNGQRTGWLPVVFRLALAITIGMFLSQPIILMLFKKDINTQIALNKEKKLQTYRQKLTELNAPLVARYQAEITNIQKRLQASEEQVQYYKDSYIKETDGTGGSGKIGEAAVARVKRNEYEKTAAGFNQLQQELKPQLSAAQDSLRSITTENQRKETEYAATLTDGFLTQVEALNDLISEHPPLQTRYRLVILIITLIEVMPVLSKLLLPKGEYEERIAQQTALGMYKAELAAEREKALQQHYATSATEADKASIDQFFAASRTTKEATGQHTIDNNHHQSYTQLWKQFKNKVFTKKEL; this is encoded by the coding sequence ATGGACACAATAAAAAAAACTGCAGAAGCGCCTGTAAAACAGGACGAACCGGATAGCTTTTCCCGCTTTTTATGGTGGCTGGCCACCGTAGACACAGACACGATAAAAGAGTGTGGCCCCGAAAAAGAACGTTACCGTATCATAGGTGTATCGGTGCTGGTAACCTGGCTGTTTGCCACCCTGGCATGGGGCTATTTTTTCTCTACCGTTATCAGTGACGACTGGCTGATAGCCTTGCTGTCTCTGTTTTTCGGTTTTGCCGTACTGGCCATTGACCGTAACCTCATTGCCGCTATGGGTAAAAACGGGCAACGCACGGGTTGGCTACCCGTAGTGTTTCGCCTGGCGCTGGCCATCACCATTGGCATGTTTCTATCGCAGCCTATTATATTAATGTTGTTCAAAAAAGATATTAATACACAAATAGCCCTGAATAAAGAAAAGAAGCTACAGACTTACCGTCAAAAACTAACCGAACTCAATGCCCCCTTGGTAGCCCGCTACCAGGCTGAGATCACCAACATACAAAAAAGACTACAGGCCAGTGAAGAGCAGGTACAGTATTATAAGGATAGCTATATTAAAGAAACCGATGGCACCGGCGGCTCGGGCAAAATAGGAGAAGCAGCTGTAGCACGTGTGAAAAGGAATGAGTATGAGAAAACAGCAGCCGGCTTTAACCAACTGCAGCAGGAGCTAAAGCCACAGCTATCTGCTGCACAGGATTCACTGCGGTCTATCACCACCGAAAACCAACGGAAAGAAACAGAGTATGCAGCCACACTTACTGATGGTTTTTTGACACAGGTAGAAGCCCTGAACGATTTAATCAGCGAACATCCGCCACTGCAAACACGTTACCGGTTGGTGATATTGATCATTACCTTAATTGAGGTAATGCCGGTACTCAGCAAGCTATTATTACCTAAAGGAGAATATGAAGAAAGGATAGCACAGCAAACCGCATTGGGCATGTATAAAGCCGAACTGGCAGCCGAACGCGAAAAAGCTTTACAACAACATTATGCAACCAGCGCCACCGAAGCCGATAAGGCTTCTATTGATCAGTTCTTTGCCGCATCACGCACCACTAAAGAAGCAACCGGGCAGCATACCATCGACAACAACCACCACCAAAGCTATACACAGCTATGGAAGCAGTTTAAAAACAAAGTGTTCACGAAAAAAGAACTATGA
- a CDS encoding GAF domain-containing protein, with protein sequence MAEDLKVATGEKAEQYRELIPQIKGVITGEPDLVANLANVVAALKEQFKWFWVGFYLVKDKELVLAPFQGPIACTRIAFGRGVCGAAWKEAKTLIVPDVEKFPGHIACSSLSRSEIVVPIIRNGDVIGVLDVDSEQLDHFDTTDQQYLEEIIAAIEF encoded by the coding sequence ATGGCAGAAGATTTAAAAGTAGCTACAGGAGAGAAAGCGGAACAGTATCGCGAACTGATACCACAGATTAAGGGCGTGATAACCGGCGAGCCTGACCTGGTGGCCAACCTGGCGAATGTAGTGGCCGCTTTAAAAGAGCAGTTTAAATGGTTTTGGGTAGGATTTTACCTGGTAAAAGATAAGGAGCTGGTTCTGGCACCCTTTCAGGGGCCTATTGCGTGTACACGTATTGCTTTTGGACGTGGTGTGTGTGGTGCGGCATGGAAAGAAGCTAAAACGCTGATTGTGCCGGATGTAGAAAAATTTCCGGGACATATTGCCTGTAGCAGTCTTTCGCGGTCGGAAATAGTGGTGCCCATTATCCGCAACGGTGACGTGATAGGTGTGTTGGATGTAGACAGCGAACAGCTGGATCATTTTGATACTACCGACCAGCAATACCTGGAAGAAATTATAGCTGCTATTGAGTTTTAA
- a CDS encoding secondary thiamine-phosphate synthase enzyme YjbQ, which yields MKLYQQAIRLQERKRGFHLITQEVVQALPQLRELKEGMCQVFIQHTSAALTINENADPTVRKDFEMFFNKTVRENDPQYLHTDEGPDDMPAHLKAALLGSAVTIPVRNGRLALGTWQGIYLCEHRNEGGERNLVITAWGQ from the coding sequence ATGAAACTATACCAACAAGCCATTCGCCTGCAGGAAAGAAAACGCGGATTTCACTTGATTACACAGGAAGTAGTGCAGGCATTACCACAATTACGGGAATTAAAGGAAGGCATGTGCCAGGTATTTATTCAGCATACCTCTGCAGCGCTCACCATCAATGAAAATGCCGATCCTACGGTAAGAAAAGATTTTGAAATGTTCTTCAACAAAACGGTGCGAGAAAACGACCCGCAATACCTGCACACCGATGAAGGGCCGGATGATATGCCTGCGCATTTAAAAGCCGCCCTGTTGGGCAGCGCTGTTACCATTCCGGTGCGCAATGGCAGGTTAGCACTGGGCACCTGGCAAGGCATTTATTTATGCGAACACCGCAATGAGGGCGGAGAAAGAAATCTTGTGATTACGGCATGGGGGCAATAA
- the fusA gene encoding elongation factor G, with the protein MKRLSSVRNIGIMAHVDAGKTTVTERMLYYTGITHKLGSVDEGNTVMDSDPQEEKRGITISSAAITTYWQQAGDTYQVNIIDTPGHVDFTAEVERSLRVLDGAVAVFCAKSGVQPQSETVWHQANRYQVPRIVMINKMDRQGADFHRVVQEIKQVLQANALPIQLPIGAEDDFTGVVDLIHMQAMIWTGDDGKQYTITSIPEQMQAAAMEARTLLLDELCVYDETLFEAWTSNPEAITASLIQQALRKATLQMQVVPVLAGAAYKNKGVQPLLDAAVLYLPSPADITQVSGTDIATEQVVQIATTEQAALAALAFKITVDDYAGKLTMVRVYAGTLQTGDMVWNSRTSKKVRISRLLRIMSNKQVATDQIAAGDIGAIVGMKEVRTGDTLSGAEHPVLLEKISFPEPMIGYAIEAATAKEAGKLGEALARLTEEDPTLRVEADTASGQTILKGMGELHLEVVLEKLATQYQLSIRKGAPQIAYKETFTQAVAHKEVYKKQNGGSGNFADISFELSPREDEQPGLEFVNEIKGGAIPKEFIPSVKKGFEEAMQSGVLAGYPLQSMRVRLLDGSIHDNDSHALDFEQAAILGFRHAAAKAAPRLLEPCMSVEVNTPEEYTGTLTGDLNRRRGIIKGMEAKNNMQIIKATVPLSELFGYVTTLRTLSSGRASASITFLCYQPVPAAIAAKATTAGAL; encoded by the coding sequence ATGAAACGTTTATCCTCTGTTAGAAATATAGGAATCATGGCTCACGTAGATGCAGGTAAAACCACCGTTACCGAACGCATGCTGTACTACACCGGCATTACCCACAAACTGGGCAGTGTAGATGAAGGCAACACGGTAATGGATAGCGATCCGCAGGAAGAAAAGCGCGGCATCACTATTTCGTCTGCCGCTATTACTACCTATTGGCAACAGGCTGGCGACACTTACCAGGTAAATATTATAGACACTCCCGGCCACGTCGATTTCACTGCCGAAGTAGAACGTTCGTTACGTGTGCTGGATGGCGCTGTAGCTGTATTCTGCGCTAAGTCGGGCGTGCAGCCACAGTCAGAAACAGTATGGCACCAGGCCAACCGCTACCAGGTGCCCCGTATTGTGATGATCAATAAAATGGACCGGCAGGGTGCGGATTTTCACCGTGTGGTGCAGGAAATAAAACAGGTATTGCAAGCCAATGCTTTACCTATTCAACTGCCTATAGGTGCAGAAGACGACTTCACCGGCGTGGTTGATCTTATTCACATGCAGGCGATGATATGGACGGGGGATGATGGTAAGCAATACACTATCACTTCCATTCCGGAACAAATGCAAGCTGCTGCAATGGAAGCCCGCACGTTGTTGCTGGACGAGCTTTGTGTATATGACGAAACGTTGTTCGAAGCCTGGACCAGTAACCCGGAAGCCATCACCGCATCGCTTATACAGCAGGCATTGCGCAAGGCAACGCTTCAAATGCAGGTAGTGCCCGTGTTAGCAGGTGCAGCTTATAAAAACAAAGGCGTGCAACCCTTACTGGATGCAGCCGTGCTATATCTTCCTTCCCCTGCCGATATCACACAGGTGAGCGGAACAGATATAGCCACTGAGCAGGTGGTTCAGATAGCTACTACCGAACAAGCAGCGTTGGCAGCATTGGCGTTTAAAATAACCGTGGATGACTATGCCGGTAAGCTTACTATGGTGCGCGTATATGCAGGCACACTGCAAACAGGTGATATGGTATGGAACAGTCGTACCAGTAAAAAGGTACGCATCAGCCGCCTGCTGCGTATTATGTCTAACAAACAGGTAGCTACCGACCAGATTGCGGCAGGTGACATAGGTGCGATAGTAGGTATGAAAGAGGTACGCACAGGCGATACCTTATCAGGCGCTGAACATCCGGTGTTGCTGGAAAAGATCAGCTTCCCCGAACCTATGATCGGGTATGCCATTGAAGCAGCTACTGCAAAAGAAGCAGGTAAACTGGGGGAAGCCTTAGCCAGACTGACTGAGGAAGATCCTACCCTGCGTGTAGAAGCGGATACCGCATCGGGTCAAACCATACTCAAAGGCATGGGCGAGCTGCACCTGGAAGTTGTATTGGAAAAACTGGCTACACAATACCAGCTATCCATACGCAAGGGCGCTCCGCAAATTGCCTATAAGGAAACGTTTACCCAGGCAGTAGCGCATAAAGAGGTGTACAAAAAGCAGAATGGCGGTTCCGGCAATTTTGCCGACATCAGCTTTGAGCTGTCACCACGGGAAGATGAACAGCCGGGGCTTGAGTTTGTGAATGAAATCAAAGGTGGCGCTATCCCTAAAGAATTCATTCCTTCTGTAAAGAAAGGATTTGAAGAAGCCATGCAGTCAGGTGTACTGGCAGGATATCCGTTGCAAAGCATGCGTGTGCGCTTACTGGATGGCAGCATTCACGACAACGACTCACATGCGCTTGATTTTGAACAGGCCGCTATACTGGGCTTCCGCCATGCAGCCGCCAAAGCAGCCCCCAGGTTGCTGGAACCTTGCATGAGCGTGGAAGTGAACACTCCGGAAGAGTATACAGGTACTCTCACCGGTGATCTTAACAGGCGCAGGGGCATTATCAAAGGCATGGAAGCTAAAAACAACATGCAGATCATAAAAGCCACCGTTCCGCTTAGCGAGTTGTTTGGTTATGTTACCACACTTCGCACGCTGTCCAGCGGCCGGGCTTCCGCATCTATTACCTTCCTGTGCTACCAGCCGGTTCCGGCTGCTATTGCAGCCAAAGCAACCACGGCTGGCGCCTTATAA
- a CDS encoding N-acetylmuramoyl-L-alanine amidase, which translates to MKLHARFQWVIVAFAGMLHWGCSHNPYAATNSNYKTQVKALTATVRDTPAPDSAQPPAYWVGTVNFNLRKPNYVIIHHTAQESCEKTLQTFTLAKSQVSAHYVICKDGMVHHMLDDYLRAWHAGVAQWGGNTDINSSSVGIEIDNNGKDSFTVAQINSLLRLLGRLKRDYNIPTAHFIGHADIAPGRKVDPSGLFPWQQLAQNGYGYWYDTTAVQVPESFNALQALRIIGYNVKDSVAAVRAFKLHFAPADSTAVISDENRKMIFDLVRKYE; encoded by the coding sequence ATGAAATTACATGCTCGCTTTCAATGGGTTATTGTTGCTTTTGCCGGAATGTTACACTGGGGCTGTTCGCACAATCCTTATGCAGCCACTAACAGCAATTATAAAACCCAGGTGAAGGCGCTAACCGCTACTGTACGTGACACACCTGCGCCGGATTCGGCACAGCCACCTGCTTACTGGGTGGGCACTGTTAACTTTAATCTGCGCAAGCCTAATTATGTAATTATACATCACACCGCCCAGGAGTCGTGCGAGAAAACGTTACAAACCTTTACCCTGGCTAAAAGCCAGGTGAGCGCCCATTATGTGATTTGTAAAGATGGCATGGTGCATCATATGCTGGACGATTATTTGCGGGCCTGGCATGCCGGTGTGGCGCAATGGGGTGGCAATACAGATATAAACAGCAGCAGTGTGGGGATTGAGATTGACAATAACGGAAAAGACAGCTTTACGGTGGCCCAGATAAATAGTTTGCTGCGTTTGCTGGGGCGTTTAAAGCGGGATTACAATATTCCTACCGCTCATTTTATTGGGCACGCCGATATTGCGCCGGGCCGGAAAGTAGATCCCAGCGGATTATTTCCCTGGCAGCAACTGGCTCAAAACGGTTACGGTTACTGGTATGATACCACTGCCGTGCAGGTGCCGGAAAGCTTCAATGCCTTGCAGGCACTGCGTATTATAGGGTATAATGTGAAGGATAGCGTGGCTGCGGTGCGTGCTTTTAAGCTGCATTTTGCCCCTGCCGACTCCACAGCGGTTATTTCGGACGAAAACAGGAAGATGATTTTTGACCTGGTACGGAAGTACGAATAA